From the Alphaproteobacteria bacterium LSUCC0719 genome, the window GATGCGTAGCCGTTTCGGGCTGGAATTCCGGCTTGCCGATTTCGGCCAGAATACGCGCTCGGCAACCTCCAAGGCCGAGGCCGCCGCCTATGTCGAGCTGGTGAAGGATGTTGAGGGAAAGGCCATATCGGTCTATGGCGTCGGGATCGACACCTCGATCACAATGGCACCGATCCGCGCCGTCGTCTCGGCACTGAACAAGCTCTAGGACAATGCCACGCAAACCGAACATCAGGGCCGCGCATCACGCCGCGGCCCTTTTTGCCTCCGCCATCTTCACCCTCGCCCTGTCTGTCCATGTGCTTGCCCCGGTCGCCGCAGCGGCGCAGACGATGACGGTTGAACGTGTCGGCCCGCCGCTGGCGCATCCCTGGGGCATGGATTTCCTGACATCCGACACCGTTCTGGTGACGACCCGCGAGGGGGCGTTGTGGAAGATCGGCCTGTCCGACGGCGCGGCGCGGCCCATCACCGGCACGCCGGATGTCTATGACCGCCGCCAGGGCGGGTTGCTGGATGTCGCCGTTGCGGGCGGCCATGTCTGGCTGTGTTACAGCGCCGTGCTTGCCGACGGGTCGGCAACCGCCATCGACCGCGCGGAGATCGAGGGTGACAGGCTGGTCCGGCGACGCACCATCTTTACCGGCAACGAGGCCACCCGCAGCGGGTATCATTTCGGCTGCCGGCTTCACGTTACCGACACCGCATTGTGGGCGAGCCTTGGCGACCGCGGCGATCGCGACAATGGCCAGAACCCGGCGACCCATGCCGCCAGCATCATCCGCCTGACGCCGGACGGCGCGCCGCATCCGGACAACCCGCATTTCACCGACAGCGCCAAGAACGGCTGGGCGCCGGAAATCTTTTCCATCGGGCATCGCAACCCGCAGGGAATGACGATGCACCCGGAAACGGGCGAGATCTGGACGCATGAGCATGGGCCGCGCGGCGGTGACGAGATCAACATCCTTCGTCCCGATTCAGATCCCGGGGCGAATTACGGCTGGCCGGCCGTCAGCCATGGCCGCGAATACGCCACCGGCATGAAGGTCAGCCGCCATGACAGCCTGCCGGGCTATATCGACCCGGTCTGGGTCTGGGTGCCGTCCATCGCGCCGTCGGGAATGGCGTTTTATCCGGACGATGCACCGGGCAATGACGGGGGTGGCGGCATGTTCCCCGATTTTAGGGGGCATCTTCTTGTCGGATCGCTGAAATTCCGGCGGCTCTATCTCGTCATGCTGGGGCCGGATGGCCGCCCGGCGGATGAGCGCGTCATCCTCGACGGGCAGATCGGCCGGGTGCGCGATGTGGCGGTGGCGCCGCAGGGCCCGCATGCGGGCCGGATCATGCTGCTGAGCGATGAGGCGCAGGGCGGGCTGTGGCGGGTCACCGCCGAATAGGCGTGCGACCGGGCGTGCCGTCAGGTGGTGGTCACAAAGGATAGAATCTCAGAACGGCGACAAGAAGCCCCGCCTGCGCCAGAAACAACCCGATCATGTATTTGAGGAGGTCGGACCTGACCCCGGCGATCTCCAGCTTCAGCTCGGACCTGAGATCGGCGATCTCTGTCCTCACCTCTGCAAGGTCGGTCTTGGTGGCGAGGCGCGAAGTATCGGCGGCGGTCAGCCCCTCGACAATCGCCTCGGCAAGACAAGACAACCCGGCTCCAGCTCACCTGTTTGGTTCCTGACAGCCAGCAATACCCGAAAACAAATGAAAGACGACGACACGGTGTTCGTATATCACACCGTGTTCGTATATCACACCAACACTCCTCCTTAAGGCCTAATCTTAAGGAGTGGTAGTTAGCATATCGTTAAGAACACTAAGATTCTGGTAAATTTCTTGCCAGCCTACCGCCGCAGTTCGCCGCCGCAATTCTTGCCGACAATCTTCACGATCTCGGATGAAATGGCGTCGATCTCGGCCTCAGTCAGCGTCGCTTTTGTCGGCGTCAGGGTGATTGTGACGGCAATCGATTTTCTGCCCTCACCGATATTCGCCCCCTCATACAGGTCGAAGACCCGCAGGTCGGTCAATAACGGACCGGCCCCCGATTTCACCGCCTTCATCAGATCACCGGCGGTAACGTCAGAATCGATGATGAAGGCAAAATCGCGGGTCACCGGCTGGTAGACCGACAGCGACAGAAGCTGGCGCGCCGGCCCCTTGGATTTTGGCATCGGCACGTCGTCGACATGGATCTCGAACCCGACCGCGCGGCCGCGAAGACCATAGGTCTCGGCCACGGACGGGTGGATCTCACCGAAACTTGCCAGCACGGTGTGGCCCTGAACCAGCCTGCCAACCCGGCCCGGATGATACCAGTCGGGGATGGCGTCCAGCTGTTTCGGGCCATGCACCTGCACCCCGGCAAGCTTGATGCCCAGGGCCGCCAGCGCCGCCTCGGCATCGGCGCGGGCATCGAACACATCCACCTGGCGCATCGCACCATGCCATTCACGCGGCGCGGTGCTGCCATGACGAAGACCGGTGGTGGCGGTGCGCTGGTCCCCGGGCGCATCGCCAAGAAAGACCGGCCCGACCTCGAACATCGCGGCATCGGATTCACCCCGGTCCTGGTTGCGCGCCGCGGCGGCCAGAAGGTTTGGCAGGATTGACGGCCGCATCACCGACAGATCGGCACTGATCGGATTGACCAGCGTCAATGCCGCGCTGCCACCCCCGAAACGAACGGCGTCCGCCTCGGACAGGAACGAGAATGTGACAGCTTCCATCAGCCCGCGACCGGCCAGCGTGCGCCGCAGACGGAACAGGCGTGCCTGCGCCGGACTCAGCGACGGTTTGGCCACCACCTCGTCACGCGGCAGATGTTCCATCGGCAGATGGTCAAACCCGCGGATACGCGCGATTTCCTCGACCAGATCGGCACTGCCGTCGATATCGCCGCGCCATGGCGGCGGGGCGACATCGAACCCGCCCTCAACAGCGCTGACCGTAAAGCCGAGCGATTCGAGGATGCGCTGCTGCTCATCCGCCGCGACAACCATGCCTGACAGCGCCTCGACCTTGCCGGATGCTAGAAAGATGGTGCGCTGCCACGCAACACCGGCACCGGCTGTTACCGGCACCGATGCCTCGCCGCCACAGATCTCGGTGACCATACGGGCAACATGACCGGCGGCCCAGATCGGGCCTTCGGAATCCAGCCCGCGTTCGAAGCGATAGCGGGCATCGGAATTCAAATTCAGCTTGCGTCCTGTCGTCGCCACCGAAATCGGGTCAAAGATCGCGATTTCGAGGAACATGTCGGTTGTGGTATCACTGACGCCGGTGCGCTCACCGCCCATCACGCCGGCAAGATCATCCACACCGCCGGCATCACCGATGGTGATCATGCCGGGCTGCATCTCGTAGGTTTTCTCGTTCAGCGCGGCGAACGGCTCGCCGCCCTGTGCCTGGCGCACGATCAGCTCGCCACCCTCGATCTTCGCCGTATCATAGGCATGAAGCGGACGACCAAGGTCGAACATCACATAGTTTGTGATATCGACAAGGGCGCTGATTGGACGCTGGCCAATCGCCGTCAGGCGGCGCGCCATCCAGTCCGGGCTTGGCCTGTTGCTGACACCGCGGAAGGCAATGCCGGTAATCAGCGGACACAGATGTTCGGCCCCTTCAAGGTCGAGCCGCCATGTCACCGGGCTGTCGAACCCGCCCTCATGCGGGCTGGTATCGAGCGGTTTCAGCGTGCCATATCCGGCAGCCGCAAGATCGCGCGCCACACCGCGAACGCCAAGACAGTCGGCGCGGTTCGGCGTGATCGCGATCTCGATCACCGGATCGTCAAGACCGGCAAAGGCGGCAAAGCTTTCGCCAAGGGGCGCATCGGCGGCAAGTTCGATGATGCCGTCATGCTCGTCCGAGATCATCATCTCGCGTTCCGAACACAGCATGCCATTGGAGTCCTGCCCCCGGATGCTGCCGGCCTTCAGTTCCAGTTCGATCCCCGGCACCCAGGCCCCGACCGGCGCGAACACGCCCTTCATGCCGGCGCGGGCATTCGGCGCGCCGCAGACGACCTGAACCGGATCGCCACTGCCGGTATTGACCATACAGACCCGCAGCCGGTCGGCATCGGGGTGCTGTTCGGCCGAAATCACCTCGGCAATGGTAAAGGGGGCCAGACGCCGGGTCGGGTCATCGAAGCTTTCCACCTCAAGGCCAAGCATCGGCAGCGCATCGAGAATTTCGGCCAGCGAGCGGTCGGTCTCGAGATGGTCAAACAACCAGTCACGGGTGAATTTCATCAGACGCTCCCCCCGGCAAGGCCGGCATGAACCGACGGCGCGTCAAACGGCAGGAATCCATAATGCCGCATCCAGCGCAGATCACTGTCATAAAAGGTCCGCAGATCGGGAATGCCGTATTTCAGCATCGCAATCCGCTCGATCCCCATGCCAAAGGCAAAACCCTGATATTTTTCCGGGTCATAGCCGCAATTCGCCAGCACCCGCGGATTGACCATTCCCGATCCGAGAATTTCCAGCCAGTCGTCACCGGCGCCGATCTTCAGGCCGCCCCCGTCGCGGGTACAGCCAATATCAACCTCGGCCGACGGCTCGGTGAAGGGAAAATAGCTTGGCCGGAAACGCACCGGCAGATCATCGACACCAAAGAAGGCACGGCAGAAATCAATCAGACAGCCCTTGAGATGCCCCATGTGGATTCCGTCACCGATCACCAGCCCTTCGCATTGATGGAACATCGGCGAATGCGTGGCGTCATGGTCGGAGCGATAGGTGCGGCCCGGCACGATGATCCGGATCGGCGGTTCGGCCGCCTCCATCGTGCGGATCTGTACCGGCGAGGTGTGGGTGCGCAGCACCTTGCGCTTTGCCTCGGCATCCGGCGGCAGATAGAAGGTATCATGTTCCTGGCGCGCCGGATGTTCCTCTGGAATGTTCAGCGCGGTGAAATTGTAATAGTCGGATTCAATGTCCGGCCCTTCGGCAACGGTGAAACCCATCTCGGCAAAGATCGCGACAACCTCTTCAATGGTGCGCGACAGCGGATGCAGCCGTGCCTCGGTCTCCGGGCGGGATGGCAGGCTGACATCGACAGCCTCGGCAGCGAGACGCTGGTCGAGGGCGGCGCGTGACAGCATGTCCTGACGGCTTTCGATGGCGGCAGCGATCCGGTCCTTGACCGCATTCAGCGCCTGACCGGCGGTCTTGCGCTGTTCAGGGTCCATACCGCCGAGTTCGCGCATCATCAGCGATACGCGGCCCTTCTTGCCAAGCGCGTCGATGCGTATCGCCTCGAGCGTCTCAAGCGATGACGCGGCCTCGATACAGGCCAGGATTTCCGAAGTCAGATTGTCGAGATTCTGCATGCTGCCCGTCCTGCCATCGACCCGATTGAAAGACCCGATTGAAAGATAAAGGGCTGCCGCTCCGGACCACCGGACCGCAAGGCTGCGGATCAGTGGTCTAGGCGACAGCCCCGGTTTGGTGTCGGATGATGTCCTGGACTATGCCGCCGCGCGCGATTTTTCAACCAGCGCGGCAAAGGCTGCCGGCTGGTTGACCGCGAGGTCGGCAAGCATCTTGCGATCGACCTCGATGCCGGCCTTGATCAGACCGCCCATCATCTGCGAATAGGTCAGGCCATGAATCCGGGCCGCGGCATTGATCCGTTGGATCCACAGAGCACGGAATTCACGCTTGCGGGTGCGGCGGTCGCGATAGGCATATTGCCGTGCCTTGTCGACAGCCTGGGTTGCGGTGCGAAATGTGTTCTTGCGGCGTCCGTAATACCCTTTCGCCGCCTTGATCACCTTGGCGTGGCGGGCGTGGGTTGTGGTGCCTCTTTTGACTCGTGCCATATCCCGTCTCCCTTACGCGTATGGAAGGAATTTTTTGACGATGCGCGCATCGGCGTCGCACAGGATCATCGTCCCGCGGGCCTGGCGCTTCATCTTCTGGGAACGGCGGCGCAGGTTGTGGCTCAGGAACGCCGCAGACCCACGGACCCTGCCGCTGGCTGTCAGGCGGAAGCGTTTCTTCGCTCCGCTCTTGGTCTTCATCTTGGGCATTTTGACCTCTTTCGTCTTGCAAGGTGGCCACCATGACGTTCGCGCGCGAATGCCGCCTTGCGGCGACTGGTGGCAATATGCCGGCCGGGCATGCCCGATTTTCAACCATATGGTCTTTCACATGGTCTTTCAGGCCCGGACGCGACGTGACATGCGCGAAGCGGTGGTTATAGGGCCAGGCGCGGCATGAATCAAGTGCTGGTTTGGCCCTGGTCCCTTGGCGGAATCTCTTTTGTCAGGCCAAGCGCCTTCTGGAACTCTGTGAACGGAATCTGCAAGGACCAGTCCGTGATTTCGTTCAGCTTCTTCGCCCCACCCGGAAGAAGCCCGCCATTTTCTCTTTCAAAGCTTACATTCACGACATTCTTGCCAAGATTTTTCACCTGCTGGACTGCCGGGACGTAATCCTGGTCTCCGGACACAATGACCGCCGTGTCATAAATCGGCGCGCGCAAAACCATGGCCAGAGCCAAATTCACATCCACGGTCTTTTCCTGGCCGAATTTCTTGTCAAACAGTCGATAGGTAATTTCGCCCGAGCGGCAGAATTCTATCGCCCGATATTTTTCCGCAATTTCATTCTGTCGATGATGGTTGGACTTAAAAACATTCTCCACCCAACCTTTAAGCCCCCTTAAATCGTTGGTGACCTTATACAACATTCTGAGCCTTTCGCCGTCCAAGCCAGACCGTAATTGTCTTTTGTCTGAATTTTGAATCACCTTGCTGGATTGAATAGCGTTTGCGTTTATCTCCAACCATTCCAATTGCTGGGTG encodes:
- a CDS encoding PQQ-dependent sugar dehydrogenase, giving the protein MPRKPNIRAAHHAAALFASAIFTLALSVHVLAPVAAAAQTMTVERVGPPLAHPWGMDFLTSDTVLVTTREGALWKIGLSDGAARPITGTPDVYDRRQGGLLDVAVAGGHVWLCYSAVLADGSATAIDRAEIEGDRLVRRRTIFTGNEATRSGYHFGCRLHVTDTALWASLGDRGDRDNGQNPATHAASIIRLTPDGAPHPDNPHFTDSAKNGWAPEIFSIGHRNPQGMTMHPETGEIWTHEHGPRGGDEINILRPDSDPGANYGWPAVSHGREYATGMKVSRHDSLPGYIDPVWVWVPSIAPSGMAFYPDDAPGNDGGGGMFPDFRGHLLVGSLKFRRLYLVMLGPDGRPADERVILDGQIGRVRDVAVAPQGPHAGRIMLLSDEAQGGLWRVTAE
- the pheT gene encoding phenylalanine--tRNA ligase subunit beta produces the protein MKFTRDWLFDHLETDRSLAEILDALPMLGLEVESFDDPTRRLAPFTIAEVISAEQHPDADRLRVCMVNTGSGDPVQVVCGAPNARAGMKGVFAPVGAWVPGIELELKAGSIRGQDSNGMLCSEREMMISDEHDGIIELAADAPLGESFAAFAGLDDPVIEIAITPNRADCLGVRGVARDLAAAGYGTLKPLDTSPHEGGFDSPVTWRLDLEGAEHLCPLITGIAFRGVSNRPSPDWMARRLTAIGQRPISALVDITNYVMFDLGRPLHAYDTAKIEGGELIVRQAQGGEPFAALNEKTYEMQPGMITIGDAGGVDDLAGVMGGERTGVSDTTTDMFLEIAIFDPISVATTGRKLNLNSDARYRFERGLDSEGPIWAAGHVARMVTEICGGEASVPVTAGAGVAWQRTIFLASGKVEALSGMVVAADEQQRILESLGFTVSAVEGGFDVAPPPWRGDIDGSADLVEEIARIRGFDHLPMEHLPRDEVVAKPSLSPAQARLFRLRRTLAGRGLMEAVTFSFLSEADAVRFGGGSAALTLVNPISADLSVMRPSILPNLLAAAARNQDRGESDAAMFEVGPVFLGDAPGDQRTATTGLRHGSTAPREWHGAMRQVDVFDARADAEAALAALGIKLAGVQVHGPKQLDAIPDWYHPGRVGRLVQGHTVLASFGEIHPSVAETYGLRGRAVGFEIHVDDVPMPKSKGPARQLLSLSVYQPVTRDFAFIIDSDVTAGDLMKAVKSGAGPLLTDLRVFDLYEGANIGEGRKSIAVTITLTPTKATLTEAEIDAISSEIVKIVGKNCGGELRR
- the pheS gene encoding phenylalanine--tRNA ligase subunit alpha, with product MQNLDNLTSEILACIEAASSLETLEAIRIDALGKKGRVSLMMRELGGMDPEQRKTAGQALNAVKDRIAAAIESRQDMLSRAALDQRLAAEAVDVSLPSRPETEARLHPLSRTIEEVVAIFAEMGFTVAEGPDIESDYYNFTALNIPEEHPARQEHDTFYLPPDAEAKRKVLRTHTSPVQIRTMEAAEPPIRIIVPGRTYRSDHDATHSPMFHQCEGLVIGDGIHMGHLKGCLIDFCRAFFGVDDLPVRFRPSYFPFTEPSAEVDIGCTRDGGGLKIGAGDDWLEILGSGMVNPRVLANCGYDPEKYQGFAFGMGIERIAMLKYGIPDLRTFYDSDLRWMRHYGFLPFDAPSVHAGLAGGSV
- the rplT gene encoding 50S ribosomal protein L20, which gives rise to MARVKRGTTTHARHAKVIKAAKGYYGRRKNTFRTATQAVDKARQYAYRDRRTRKREFRALWIQRINAAARIHGLTYSQMMGGLIKAGIEVDRKMLADLAVNQPAAFAALVEKSRAAA
- the rpmI gene encoding 50S ribosomal protein L35 translates to MPKMKTKSGAKKRFRLTASGRVRGSAAFLSHNLRRRSQKMKRQARGTMILCDADARIVKKFLPYA
- a CDS encoding NYN domain-containing protein gives rise to the protein MENRVCIFVDGEDLRFTINKLFSPRFFDPSEYIPINAKWDDWYDTLARQSVFEAQVKRVRTYWFVSENVYCHPPLIYRGMTDTQQLEWLEINANAIQSSKVIQNSDKRQLRSGLDGERLRMLYKVTNDLRGLKGWVENVFKSNHHRQNEIAEKYRAIEFCRSGEITYRLFDKKFGQEKTVDVNLALAMVLRAPIYDTAVIVSGDQDYVPAVQQVKNLGKNVVNVSFERENGGLLPGGAKKLNEITDWSLQIPFTEFQKALGLTKEIPPRDQGQTST